Proteins from one Malassezia vespertilionis chromosome 2, complete sequence genomic window:
- the ERG3 gene encoding Delta(7)-sterol 5(6)-desaturase (TransMembrane:3 (o513-538i595-616o659-683i); EggNog:ENOG503NVB3; COG:I), with product MAGAPDAASQSEAAQESHATPHTTTPTANALQRALLHVKQMLNLLDAHTAQSQLPIPQAGIHEGILYGMLDLLIPITSLMQMHGTSSQSLAAVIGAQANAPGAQPPDLATYLSHVSSILQMLEQIKGLLREPIDESSNDASALQVAEQEYSAAPLTPAQQRDLLLTLRRKRQCTKPLHSARACKEEIRSEECDSGICSSLYPIPSSLSFAPRSPWLAEVQASTSGETPAHRVRSLVQAFNSAMYVQCKAEAAALSSLNPDFGQNPPKHRIRARFVSREGTDAAEVQIELRDLGIVSLGLLILNDNARVMRITMCAPVEQRQGLRCGVSDSILPSKFAYYNQLSDHLFVYALHHHAKHPDYMEALGHTFNHIASLRTLFDPLPIFLAGVPSEPVRVALYTLDFEMTLDKSQCIVWKWCRVPTPPSDLVPSQQGECIDYRTLEEMDLVLHYADEYALDWVWAKMLPASRFSEACFAVGSTMNRTLHSLPDVGAKCGTSDHADSWLPRDNIVRQAISLYVITYVGILLMYFSMASLSYYFLFNKDLTRHPRFLKNQIWLEIQCSLHAFPWLDLLTLPWFLAEVRGYSRVYNNVSDYGWLYMVFSVPFFLVFTDCCIYWIHRLEHHPSIYKYVHKPHHRWIVPTPFASHAFHPLDGYAQSLPYHIFPVLFPLHKLLFLALFGFVNLWSIMIHDSDMISGTGAEMVINGPAHHTLHHLYFTCNYGQYFTTFDRLGGSFREPMPLDDPLLAAQEQIEKDKQKKE from the exons ATGGCAGGTGCGCCGGACGCTGCTTCGCAGAGCGAGGCAGCTCAGGAAAGCCATGCCACACCACATACTACTACACCTACAGCAAATGCGCTTCAAAGGGCACTTTTGCATGTAAAACAGATGCTGAATTTGTTGGATGCCCACACCGCCCAGTCCCAATTGCCAATACCCCAGGCAGGCATCCACGAAGGGATATTGTACGGGATGTTAGATCTGCTTATACCCATTACTTCGCTAATGCAGATGCATGGTACATCATCGCAGAGCCTTGCGGCTGTGATTGGAGCGCAGGCAAACGCACCGGGCGCTCAACCGCCGGACCTTGCGACATATCTTTCGCACGTCTCGAGTATCCTGCAAATGCTGGAGCAGATAAAAGGGTTGCTCCGGGAGCCTATAGACGAATCTTCAAACGATGCATCGGCCTTGCAGGTTGCAGAGCAAGAgtacagcgccgcaccTCTCACGCCAGCACAACAGCGTGATTTGCTTCTtaccttgcgccgcaagcgacAGTGTACAAAACCCTTGCAttccgcacgcgcatgCAAGGAGGAGATACGCAGCGAAGAGTGCGATTCTGGCATATGCAGTTCGCTGTACCCTATTCCGTCATCTCTGTCTTttgcaccgcgctcgccgtggCTCGCTGAAGTGCAAGCGTCCACATCGGGCGAGACACCTGCACACCGTGTACGCAGCCTTGTGCAAGCATTTAACAGCGCAATGTACGTACAATGTAAAGCAGaggctgcagcgctttcCTCGCTGAATCCCGACTTTGGTCAGAATCCACCAAAACAtcgcattcgcgcgcgctttgtgtCTCGAGAAGGTACAGACGCGGCAGAGGTACAAATTGAACTGCGTGACCTTGGAATCGTCTCTCTTGGTCTTCTTATCTTAAATGATAATGCACGGGTGATGCGCATCACCATGTGTGCGCCCGTCGAGCAACGCCAAGGACTACGATGCGGGGTATCCGACTCGATACTGCCGTCCAAGTTTGCATACTACAACCAGCTGAGCGACCATCTATTTGTCTATGCTTTGCATCATCATGCTAAACACCCAGACTACATGGAAGCGCTCGGGCACACATTCAACCACATTGCCTCGCTGCGGACCTTGTTTGATCCGCTCCCCATTTTCCTAGCCGGTGTGCCGTCCGAGCCGGTGCGTGTTGCGCTTTACACGCTAGATTTTGAAATGACGCTGGACAAGTCACAGTGCATTGTGTGGAAATGGTGCCGCGTGCCTACCCCGCCCTCCGATCTGGTCCCTAGCCAGCAAGGCGAATG CATTGATTACCGTACCCTTGAGGAGATGGACTTGGTGCTGCATTATGCGGACGAGTATGCACTTGACTGGGTTTGGGCCAAAATGCTTCCAGCTTCGCGTTTTTCAGAAGCATGTTTTGCCGTTGGTTCGACAATGAACAGGACCTTGCATAGTTTGCCAGATGTTGGTGCCAAGTGCGGCACTAGCGACCATGCCGATTCCTGGCTTCCGCGCGACAATATTGTCCGGCAGGCAATTTCACTTTACGTCATTACGTATGTCGGCATTTTGCTCATGTATTTTTCGATGGCGTCCCTGTCGTATTACTTTTTGTTCAATAAGGACTTGACCCGGCATCCCCGGTTCCTGAAAAACCAAATTTGGCTCGAGATCCAATGTTCTCTGCACGCATTTCCATGGCTTGATTTGCTAACATTACCGTGGTTTCTTGCAGAAGTGCGGGGGTATTCGCGTGTTTACAATAATGTGAGCGACTACGGTTGGTTGTACATGGTGTTTAGTGTGCCATTTTTTCTCGTCTTTACAGACTGCTGTATTTACTGGATTCATCGCTTGGAACACCATCCAAGTATCTACAAGTATGTGCACAAGCCGCATCACAGATGGATTGTGCCGACACCATTTGCGTCGCACGCGTTCCACCCCTTGGACGGGTATGCACAGAGTTTGCCATACCATATTTTTCCCGTCCTCTTCCCGCTTCACAAGCTTTTGTTTTTGGCCTTATTCGGGTTCGTGAATTTATGGAGTATTATGATTCACGACTCGGACATGATCTCAGGAACGGGCGCGGAAATGGTTATTAATGGGCCGGCGCATCATACTTTACACCACCTGTATTTTACTTGCAATTATGGGCAGTACTTTACCACATTTGACCGCCTGGGTGGGAGTTTCCGGGAGCCAATGCCCCTTGACGACCCGTTGCTTGCTGCACAGGAGCAAATTGAGAAGGACAAGCAGAAGAAGGAATGA
- the HST2 gene encoding Sir2 histone deacetylase Hst2 (COG:B; COG:K; EggNog:ENOG503NVQX), with protein sequence MVATEPRISRKKERQLEHIAEKIRDGNLKRILVMAGAGISTSAGIPDFRSPGTGLYASVAKYELPYPEALFDIRFFRKNPRPFYTLYEELYPDGRKYRPTLTHCFFRLLEEKGVLLRVFTQNIDTLETLSGLDSDSIVEAHGSFAKARCVECKKLVEPAWLEKRLKNGQVARCEQQECSSKNPAPTVKPDITFFGENLPDRFFERLIDFRSAELLLVLGTSLAVNPFASLIDKVPLTCPRILFNLERVGEARDNYFGSEGFVFEDDSRDIFYPGHVDDTIRTFVQKCGWERQLDTIYNTLQDRLDKEHAADVQPDAKEDITNDQLDAVPSEKKQTETNSDKVLPSADNLAAQLAKTSLEPMHGPLKKL encoded by the exons ATGGTAGCAaccgagccgcgcatctCGCGTAAGAAAGAGAGACAACTTGAGCACATTGCAGAAAAAATTAGGGATGGAAATTTGAAGCGAATTCTTGTCATGGCCGGCGCAGGGATCTCCACAAGTGCCGGGATTCCTGATTTCCGGTCGCCTGGGACGGGTCTGTATGCAAGCGTCGCCAAGTACGAACTTCCATACCCCGAGGCGCTGTTTGACATTAGGTTTTTCCGAAAAAATCCACGACCATTTTATACGCTTTACGAGGAACTGTATCCCGACGGCCGTAAATACCGGCCTACGTTGACGCACTGTTTTTTCCGGTTGCTCGAGGAAAAgggcgtgctgctgcgggTCTTTACTCAAAATA TTGACACATTGGAAACATTATCAGGTCTAGATTCCGACAGCATCGTCGAAGCGCACGGGTCGTTTGCGAAAGCGCGATGCGTGGAGTGCAAGAAGCTTGTCGAACCTGCATGGCTCGAGAAACGTTTGAAGAATGGTCAAGTTGCACGATGTGAACAGCAAGAGTGTTCTTCAAAAAATCCGGCTCCCACGGTAAAGCCGGATATTACAT TTTTTGGAGAGAACCTTCCGGACCGATTTTTTGAGCGTCTCATCGACTTCCGCAGTGCAGAGCTTCTATTGGTGCTGGGAACTTCTTTGGCTGTCAATCCCTTTGCTTCGCTGATCGACAAAGTGCCTTTAACGTGTCCGCGTATCCTGTTCAATTTGGAACGTGtgggcgaggcgcgtgATAATTATTTCGGAAGCGAAGGATTCGTCTTTGAAGACGATTCACGCGATATATTTTATCCTGGGCATGTCGACGATACTATCCGCACATTTGTACAAAAATGCGGATGGGAGAGACAATTGGATACCATTTATAACACGCTCCAGGATCGTTTGGACAAGGAGCATGCTGCAGACGTACAACCGGATGCAAAAGAAGATATAACGAACGACCAACTCGATGCCGTTCCATCGGAAAAGAAGCAAACCGAGACAAATTCTGACAAAGTGTTGCCCTCTGCCGACAacctcgctgcgcagctggcaAAGACGTCGTTGGAACCCATGCACGGACCCCTAAAAAAGTTGTAA
- a CDS encoding uncharacterized protein (EggNog:ENOG503P56F; COG:O), which produces MTRYTKLEGRRTIDNGARPITAICTQENNSNAVVMDTPMREDPKKLLKRAKLLRLKAKKASSDETRAKFEREIKEVEIQVNASNGARGSLGKRKKQNNETSRSWRPRLGDQSSEFRRARRADERTSSTRCFVCRGMGHSAKECSEHVAGEGATAGRDTVGICFRCGSTEHTLSKCRRGSKRDDHLPFATCYICSTKGHLSSKCPENMGRGVYPEGGSCKVCKSVEHLAKDCPLDPRRVSSAGAIDAGGVGILAADADVQIGADEDEFHTVAQARARHTPRPAAACKPRKKVVSF; this is translated from the coding sequence ATGACCCGCTATACGAAACTCGAAGGACGTCGCACCATTGacaatggcgcgcggcctATCACTGCGATATGCACCCAAGAAAATAATTCGAACGCTGTTGTGATGGATACACCCATGCGCGAAGATCCCAAAAAATTGCTTAAGCGCGCAAAGCTATTACGACTCAAAGCTAAGAAAGCAAGCTCGGACGAGACGCGCGCCAAATTCGAGCGCGAAATCAAGGAGGTCGAGATCCAAGTGAATGCATCGAACGGTGCTCGGGGCTcgctcggcaaacgcaagAAGCAAAATAACGAGACGTCCCGCTCGTGGCGGCCGCGACTCGGGGACCAAAGTAGCGAGTTTCGTCGTGCAAGACGAGCGGATGAGCGCACTTCCTCGACACGATGCTTTGTATGCCGTGGTATGGGACATTCTGCGAAGGAATGTTCTGAGCATGTGGCTGGCGAAGGTGCTACTGCTGGCCGGGATACCGTCGGGATCTGTTTCCGGTGCGGAAGCACCGAGCATACATTGTCCAAGTGCCGTCGTGGATCGAAGCGTGATGACCATCTGCCGTTTGCAACGTGTTACATTTGCTCAACAAAAGGACACTTGTCGTCCAAGTGCCCTGAAAATATGGGGCGCGGCGTGTACCCCGAGGGCGGGAGCTGCAAAGTGTGTAAATCCGTCGAGCACCTTGCTAAAGATTGCCCCTTGGATCCGCGCCGGGTTTCCTCCGCAGGCGCTATTGATGCCGGGGGCGTGGGCATTCTTGCCGCTGATGCCGACGTGCAGATTGGCGCTGATGAGGACGAGTTTCACACTGTAGCACAGGCACGCGCAAGACACACACCGCGGccggcagcggcgtgcaagcCAAGGAAAAAGGTCGTCTCTTTTTAA
- the BOS1 gene encoding protein transport protein bos1 (EggNog:ENOG503NWAT; TransMembrane:1 (o256-276i); COG:U): protein MNSLYNLAVRQEAAVRADIGVYNADPTAARRAQISAAIATLLKTVEDYEGMAKRELVIAKREKALARATSFREMTLKMREELNRVPEHTMSSPVNAVHAATAMDTAQVPRARAIDMTGASAPFVVTSTPQMPTLPAYARPTMQHNMPNMYGQGNMQQASDPLMAYKVQPNYPNGYEPGSSYSMRENHALREHSFIQSTEVQLDAFISQGRSVLNNLVEQRGILKGTRRRLLDAANKVGLSRELIGIIDRVSAQDSFIFGVGAVFTLFAFFMIYRWFG, encoded by the exons ATGAACTCGTTGTACAATCTTGCTGTGCGGCAAGAGGCGGCTGTGCGCGCTGATATCGGCGTGTACAATGCTGATCCAACTGCCGCGAGACGTGCGCAAATTTCAGCCGCGATTGCAACGCTGCTCAAGACAGTAGAGGATTACGAGGGGATGGCGAAGCGAGAATTGGTGATTGCGAAGCGAGAAaaggcgctcgcgcgcgcgacgagctttCGGGAAATGACGTTGAAAATGCGCGAAGAGCTAAACCGGGTGCCTGAGCATACAATGTCTTCGCCGGTGAACGCAGTGCATGCGGCTACGGCGATGGACACAGCGCAAGTACCTCGTGCAAGA GCAATTGATATGActggcgcaagcgcaccTTTTGTAGTGACGAGCACGCCGCAGATGCCAACTTTGCCTGCATATGCGAGGCCGACAATGCAGCACAACATGCCAAACATGTACGGCCAAGGAAACATGCAGCAAGCGTCGGATCCACTCATGGCTTACAAGGTGCAGCCAAACTACCCAAACGGCTACGAGCCGGGCTCTTCGTACAGTATGCGTGAGAACCATGCTTTGCGCGAGCACTCCTTCATCCAAAGTACAGAAGTGCAGCTGGATGCATTTATTTCACAGGGGCGGTCCGTGCTGAACAACTtggtcgagcagcgtgGTATTTTGAAAGGTACACGGAGGCGGCTGCTTGATGCGGCGAATAAGGTTGGACTAAGTCGCGAGTTGATT GGTATTATCGACCGTGTCAGTGCGCAGGACAGTTTCATTTTCGGCGTGGGTGCTGTTTTCACCCTGTTTGCGTTCT TCATGATATACCGATGGTTTGGCTGA
- the HMT1 gene encoding type I protein arginine methyltransferase (COG:K; COG:O; COG:T; EggNog:ENOG503NV5S), with protein sequence MLKDEVRTLSYRQAIQNNSHLFRDKVVLDVGCGTGILCMFAAKAGAKKVIGVDMSNIIDQAQEIVKANQQDHVVTLIKGKMEDVDLGLGPNGKVDVIVSEWMGYFLLYESMLDTVLLARDKYLAPGGVMLPDHATLYLSAIEDQEYKEEKIDFWDDVYGFDYSIIKGIALREPLVDTVELRSVVCDPAPIKHIDLLTVTKEDLTFASDFKLRATRNDYVHAFLGWFDIGFEACHKPVRFSTGPHSRYTHWKQTVFYTPNTLTVSEGDEIEGRLSCGPNARNPRDLDITVAYRVGGAHPAEGEMQYKMYVCRAIGRTVVMLIPRS encoded by the exons ATGCTCAAGGACGAAGTCCGCACGCTTTCCTACCGCCAGGCCATCCAGAACAACTCCCATCTGTTCCGCGACAAGGTCGTGCTTGATGTTGGGTGCGGCACAGGGATTTTGTGCATGTTTGCAGCTAAAGCAGGTGCAAAGAAGGTGATTGGCGTGGACATGAGCAATATTATTGATCAGGCTCAAGAGATTGTGAAGGCGAACCAGCAGGATCATG TCGTGACTCTGATCAAAGGCAAGATGGAAGATGTGGACTTGGGTCTTGGCCCTAACGGCAAGGTCGATGTCATTGTGAGCGAATGGATGGGCTACTTTTTGCTGTACGAAAGCATGCTTGACACGGTgcttctcgcgcgcgacaagtaTCTCGCACCGGGCGGTGTCATGCTCCCTGACCATGCCACGCTGTATCTGTCCGCTATTGAAGACCAGGAATACAAAGAGGAGAAAATTGACTTTTGGGACGACGTGTACGGTTTTGACTACTCGATTATCAAAGGCATTGCGTTGCGGGAACCGCTTGTGGACACTGTCGAGCTCCGCAGCGTGGTGTGCGACCCTGCGCCGATCAAGCACATCGATTTACTGACGGTTACAAAGGAGGATCTCACATTTGCGTCGGACTTTAAACTGCGTGCGACGCGCAATGATTATGTCCATGCCTTCCTCGGCTGGTTCGACATTGGGTTTGAGGCTTGCCACAAGCCCGTGCGCTTCTCCACGGGCCCTCACTCGCGCTACACGCACTGGAAGCAGACTGTGTTCTACACCCCAAACACGCTCACTGTCAGCGAGGGTGACGAGATTGAGGGCCGGTTGAGCTGCGGCcccaatgcgcgcaatcCACGCGACTTGGACATCACCGTGGCGTACCGAGTCGGTGGCGCACACCCTGCAGAAGGGGAGATGCAATATAAAATGTACGTTTGTCGTGCCATTGGCAGGACGGTAGTAATGCTTATTCCCAGGTCCTAA
- the KIC1 gene encoding kinase that interacts with cdc31p (COG:T; EggNog:ENOG503NV84) produces MPFEGAFGASSTPQRSTAPDIRRQRSAGRHIIARIPPPFYDEKRMVHTPQPPTPAPAMHQADLPYQATENAGGMHHSTSSTSISSTTPSHYETEMRGYRSSGTERPWEMNASDFGSSRSILGNESSISLNSVRMRNSEEETKSMRPFSAAASRVAGTFSRLTKLRSRTRNEANVGAQLRAEHVEHAVEIAPVAAMPPRIETMSTSSFDKVMPASPAESLGQTNTHHRGPSERSTTSSLGSASMRDMNGAVHRMARPRERGENQSMEAQFKRLELIGRGAYGAVYRAMHLPSNTLVALKVIDLDTPDDDVSEIRREVNLLSQMHHLHSKNIVQYWGSWLTGPTLCIAMDYAEGGSVRTLMKAGPVEERHSVVIMREVLVALDYIHHAGIIHRDIKAANILVMRTGQVMLCDFGVAASFVHGGTRGKRKTLVGTPYWMAPEVILEGKTYDYKADIWSLGITAYEIATGSPPHADHDQQQVIAMIPKNKPPRLPDGPYSSMMREFVASCLDEDPKERLSAAELARGKWVRTYAKVPVSVLRELLVQYSRWTHAGGTRTSLIQPRSDPLAKTLNLEQDHTESTLPEWRFSMLEADTTEGAAAPSAFVANDHPLARVFDAEGDKKPEQKRGAPPEKVATPLATSASAASIHSLTTAPPPSATPNRAERPAATGFSGHGTIPFRFGLGSRVDATPRSEPAHFEPSTPSHDLNGTSKTTPMTSRSPSFATSTDLKAGSSTSLAATLSNASATESNSAQGSPDSENNLLHRPSPALRRVGRMPSNVGLRAPQTPLRLVSSSSSLSFDPQNRVRTWNADAPKFLDEPFPGFRPQGAISRTRSRSGSTSELRSRVGSAYQMAHSLSSRHRPSQEPAGVPARNDRGLLAPSASDTSLAPTAASLLPGQPATAPDAPHQRKRHGGSDPTMNTTPYTRSPPSKGGVHIREASDPVTTSLHTPEKPPEAPPVYDPGIHDVFSVPSWDPYMGLEGPTPRPLDFARLMNRHELHTELLQTVHDLGTWLDTLSNGLATVLHPGLRVAAPLSRVAAARGFRATPQTLAAGPGSVPAPMATPPRQLANAGSNQLSLETPKNTIEYTLSTLDKVVNWARQSSAWPMTFGLACCAVEMMHASGPRYDQDRLGIVFRATPRQSDIMIVAGTLTNKMAPALRKVYDQMPEPRWVISMGSCANGGGYYHYSYSVVRGCDRIVPVDLYVPGCPPSAEALLYGILQLQRKIRRQRQMVLWYRE; encoded by the exons ATGCCGTTCGAAGGTGCATTTGGTGCAAGTAGTACTCCGCAAAGAAGCACAGCGCCGGACATtcggcggcagcgcagcgcaggtCGCCACATTATTGCGCGTATTCCACCGCCCTTCTACGATGAGAAACGCATGGtgcacacgccgcagcccccaacgccagcgccagcgaTGCACCAGGCAGATTTGCCGTATCAAGCCACAGAAAATGCAGGAGGGATGCACCACTCGACCTCGTCTACGAGCATCAGCTCCACCACGCCATCGCATTACGAAACAGAGATGCGCGGATaccgcagcagcggcactgAGCGGCCATGGGAAATGAATGCGAGTGACTTTGGCtcatcgcgcagcattcTCGGCAATGAGTCGTCGATTTCACTGAACTCTGTACGCATGCGGAACAGCGAGGAGGAGACGAAAAGCATGCGGCCGTTTtccgcagcagcgagtCGCGTTGCCGGGACGTTTTCGCGACTCACGaagctgcgctcgcgcacacgcaaTGAGGCTAAtgttggcgcgcagctgcgtgcaGAACACGTCGAGCACGCTGTGGAGATAGCGCCGGTCGCCGCGATGCCCCCTCGCATCGAGACAATGTCTACGTCGAGCTTCGATAAAGTGATGCCCGCTTCCCCTGCCGAGTCGCTTGGCCAAACTAACACGCATCATCGCGGTCCGAGCGAGCGCTCTACCACGAGCAGCCTTGGATCGgcgagcatgcgcgacaTGAATGGTGCAGTTCACCGCATGGCCCGGCCCAGAGAGCGCGGTGAAAATCAGTCGATGGAAGCCCAATTCAAGCGGCTGGAACTAATCGGTCGTGGCGCATATGGTGCGGTGTATCGAGCGATGCATCTACCTTCGAATACCTTGGTCGCACTGAAAGTGATCGACTTGGACACGCCCGACGACGACGTGAGCGAAATCCGCCGCGAAGTCAACCTGCTCAGCCAGATGCACCACCTACACTCGAAAAATATTGTGCAGTATTGGGGCAGCTGGCTTACGGGCccgacgctgtgcatcgcgaTGGATTATGCGGAAGGCGGAAGTGTGCGCACGCTGATGAAGGCGGGTCCTGTAGAAGAACGGCACAGTGTGGTCATCATGCGCGAGGTACTCGTTGCGCTAGACTATATCCACCACGCAGGCATCATTCATCGCGATATTAAGGCTGCGAATATATTGGTGATGCGCACCGGCCAAGTCATGCTCTGTGACTTTGGCGTTGCGGCCTCTTTTGTCCAtggcggcacgcgcggaaAGCGCAAGACGCTGGTAGGCACTCCGTATTGGATGGCGCCCGAAGTCATCCTCGAAGGAAAGACATACGATTACAAGGCGGATATTTGGAGTCTGGGCATCACCGCGTACGAAATTGCAACTGGATCGCCGCCCCATGCAGACCATGATCAGCAGCAGGTCATTGCGATGATCCCGAAAAACAAACCACCGCGTCTTCCAGACGGCCCGTACTCGTCGATGATGCGCGAGTTTGTTGCGTCGTGTTTGGACGAGGATCCAAAAGAGCGGCTCTCCGCGGCAGAATTGGCGCGTGGGAAGTGGGTAAGGACGTATGCCAAAGTGCCCGTTtcggtgctgcgcgagttACTCGTGCAATATTCACGATGGACCCACGCAGGAGGAACGCGCACAAGCCTGATCCAGCCGCGAAGCGATCCGCTCGCAAAAACACTAAACTTGGAGCAGGACCATACGGAAAGTACGCTGCCTGAATGGCGTTTCAGTATGCTCGAGGCGGATACGACAGAGGGTGCGGCCGCACCGTCGGCGTTTGTGGCAAATGACCACCCCCTCGCCCGAGTTTTTGACGCAGAAGGAGACAAGAAGCCTGAGCAAAAGCGCGGTGCACCGCCAGAAAAAGTTGCGACGCCCCTCGCAACAAGCGCATCTGCCGCGTCTATTCACAGCCTTACcactgcaccgccgccTTCCGCCACGCCAAACCGTGCGGAGCGCCCTGCAGCGACGGGGTTCTCAGGGCACGGAACTATCCCATTCCGCTTTGGCTTAGGGAGTCGCGTAGatgccacgccgcgcagtgaGCCTGCGCATTTTGAGCCGTCCACGCCCAGTCATGACCTTAACGGCACGAGCAAAACAACGCCCATGACCTCGCGCAGCCCCTCATTTGCGACAAGCACGGACCTCAAGGCGGGAAGCAGTACGAGCCTCGCAGCGACACTCTCGAATGCATCCGCCACAGAGTCGAACTCGGCCCAAGGATCGCCGGATAGCGAGAATAATCTCTTGCATCGCCCGTCCCCGGCTTTGCGGCGAGTCGGCCGCATGCCCAGTAATGTAGGCCTTCGCGCGCCACAAACACCGCTGCGACTTGtgtcctcttcctcctccttAAGCTTCGATCCGCAGAACCGAGTGCGCACATGGAATGCCGACGCGCCCAAATTCCTTGACGAGCCTTTTCCGGGATTCAGACCGCAAGGCGCGATTAGTCGCACGCGCAGTCGGAGTGGCAGTACGAGCGAGTTGCGTTCGCGCGTGGGCAGTGCCTACCAAATGGCGCACTCGCTTTCCAGTCGACACCGGCCGTCACAAGAGCCGGCgggcgtgcctgcgcgTAACGACAGGGGCTTGCTAGCGCCAAGTGCGTCGGATACGTCGCTCGCTCCTACCGCTGCTTCTCTTTTGCCTGGCCAGCCCGCAACGGCACCCGACGCACCCCACCAACGTAAACGGCATGGCGGCTCTGATCCGACGATGAATACAACTCCCTATACGCGATCTCCGCCCTCCAAAGGCGGTGTGCACATCCGCGAAGCATCGGATCCGGTGACTACGTCGCTACACACCCCGGAAAAGCCGCCAGAGGCGCCGCCGGTCTATGATCCAGGCATACATGACGTATTTAGCGTGCCATCCTGGGACCCGTACATGGGCCTTGAAGGTCCTACGCCGCGCCCGCTGGACTTTGCACGGCTAATGAATCGCCACGAGCTCCATACAGAGCTCTTGCAAACGGTGCACGACCTTGGCACGTGGCTCGACACGCTCTCCAACGGCCTCGCCACCGTGTTGCACCCAG GTCTTCGTGTTGCCGCTCCTTTGAGCcgtgtcgctgctgcgcgtggTTTCCGTGCCACACCGCAGACGCTTGCCGCGGGGCCTGGGTCGGTGCCGGCGCCTATGGCCActccgccgcgccagctTGCAAATGCTGGGAGCAACCAGTTGAGTCTTGAGACTCCCAAGAATACCATTGAATATACACTGTCCACTCTTGACAAGGTGGTAAACTGGGCACGCCAAAGTTCTGCGTGGCCCATGACGTTTGGTCTTGCATGCTGTGCCGTAGAGATGATGCACGCATCGGGCCCTCGGTATGACCAAGATCGTCTTGGTATCGTATTCCGTGCCACCCCGCGTCAGAGTGATATTATGATTGTTGCAGGGACCTTGACGAATAAGATGGCCCCGGCTCTCCGGAAAGTATACGACCAGATGCCCGAGCCCCGCTGGGTGATCTCAATGGGCTCTTGTGCTAATGGCGGCGGCTACTACCACTACAGTTACAGTGTTGTTCGTGGCTGTGACCGTATTGTGCCCGTGGACCTGTACGTCCCGGGTTGCCCCCCTAGTGCCGAGGCACTCTTGTACGGTATCCtccagctccagcgcaaAATCCGCAGGCAACGCCAGATGGTACTTTGGTACCGCGAGTAA